Part of the Sulfuricella denitrificans skB26 genome is shown below.
CGCCAAGACAACGATATCCAAGCGGTCAAATAGGTTCTGGTGCCGCCGGAAAATTTCTCGCAAGCTACGCTTGATGTAATTCCTGGTTACCGCATGAGATGCCGTTTTTTTTCGAATAATGCCGGTAAATCGCGGGTGATTCAGCTCGTTCGGCTTGGCCAATATACGTAAATAATCACCATATACTTGGCATTTAAACGAAAAAACGGATGAAA
Proteins encoded:
- the rnpA gene encoding ribonuclease P protein component is translated as MPATHAFQKSKRLKETDEISSVFSFKCQVYGDYLRILAKPNELNHPRFTGIIRKKTASHAVTRNYIKRSLREIFRRHQNLFDRLDIVVLAHKSFTGNAFHQVEAEFLRLMDNLQKRLVQR